CCCGGGTGGTGCCGGCAGACGAGGTCATTGTGAATCAGTATGTGATTCGGCCTGGCCCGGCAGCCTCTGCACCTTCTTCGTCAGGGGTGGTGGTGGCAGGTGAGCCCCTGGAGTGTCCCACTTGCGGGCACACATACAACGTCACCCAGCGGCGACCCCGTGTGCTGTCTTGCCTGCATTCCGTGTGTGAGCAGTGCCTGCAGATTCTCTACGAGTCTTGCCCCAAGTACAAGTTCATCTCCTGTCCCACCTGCCGCCGTGAGACTGTACTCTTCACTGACTATGGCCTGGCTGCACTGGCTGTCAACACATCCATCTTGAGCCGCCTGCCACCTGAGGCGCTGACTGCCCCATCCGGTGGCCAGTGGGGGGGTGAACCTGAGGGCAGCTGCTACCAGACCTTCCGGCAGTACTGTGGGGCCGCATGCACCTGCCATGTGCGGAACCCACTGTCTGCCTGTTCCATCATGTAGTGtccacctgcccactgctgcctGCTGGTCCTCGCTCGCTGCTTCTTCAGGGACCCAGCCCTGCCCTGTTGCCCACTGACCCTTCCTCGCCCACTGTGGCTTCTGGCTCTACCCCACGTGGCACTGTCGCTGCAACCAACTCTGCCATTAAAACTCTTTGCCAAAGTTTTCACCTGTTCCCTGGACTGAAGCTTGCTCCTGTGGGCTGTGCCCAGGGCTGCAACCCAGACAGGGTCCAGCCTGGTGTCACCAGAGAGAGGCCCATCTGTACTCAGCATTGACTTGCTCTGCTCAGTGGGGGCAAGCTGGGCAGAGCATGCTGCTCAGGAGAGCTGGGGCTGACTGTAGGTGCAAACCTGGGGCAGAGAGGGCTGCCAGTATGTGCGACATGGCTGTGGTGGATGCGCGGAACGAGCCCAGCTAGGCAAAGATAGGGCCTTTCCTCTGCATTGGTCAATAGCATGGGGGTGGCTGTGTGGTGACGGCTCAACTTGTGTCCCGCATGCCCGCCTGGCCCTAAGTGCCTGTGTGGACCTCCAAGGGACCTTGGGGAATAGCCTTTAGGGCAGTCTGAGCAGGGGTTTGTAGCTGGCTGAGATCATGGCAGGAGTCCAAGGCCCTCCAGTTTGGCACTGGACCCCCTGGGTTTGGAAAAGGTGCCTTTGCAGGGAGGTGTGGGAAAGAGCTGTCTGAATGGTGATGGGGTAACAGGACAGCCTCAGCAACAATGGTGTTGGTAGCTACTGTTTATTGAGAGCCACTTCTTATGCCAGGCATGCAACACCCCACCTGACATCACGTCACCAACAAGCCATGAAGTAGGCTACAGATGTCTCCATTTTTAGGTGAGGGTCCAGGCTCAATGATGTTAAGGTTGCACAGGCAGTCAGGTCATGGCTGGGCTTTGTTTTGACACTTTCAGGCTCCAAGGCCCTTGTCTTTTGCAGCACAGAGCCAGTGATGATGCCCAGCTGCTCTGGACCACCCACTCTGGTCCTGGCCCAGGCAGAGTGAAGAGCCTTTGCAGGCTGAGTGCATAGGCCTCTTGTGCCAGTTACCCTGGCCTTCAGGCACTCACAACCTGGCACACAGAGGGAGTGAACAGACTCACTGCTGGGTCTCTGTAGCTCTTCTGGgccacaggagagggaggtgtGGCCCAACACCTGCCCATGACCAGTATGGCACTCGTCCATGGCAAGCACAAGAGGCCCTGCTCACAGGCCTTCCTGCTGGGCTGGCCACCTTCAGCAGCTGTCCTTGGCATGACGTCCTTGGGTTCAGCTAGTGTGTGGGCTCTCTGGCTGGGTCAGGCTCCTGGATTGCCGCAAACCCTAGTCTTGGGTTCAGAGATGGCAGGTCTTGACTGAAGGCCCATGCTGGGTCTGAACCTGGGTTTTCCCGCCTGGTCACTGGCGGGCCTGCCGTCCCGGGCTGTGTTCAGCGGCCAGAGCGGTCCAGGAGCATGAGGAGCACACCCAGCAGCATGAGCGGTGTGAAGATGAGCAGCAGTCCTAACAGCTCGAGTGCTAGCAGGCTTAGTAGTGCCAGGCGGCGGGCACACGGTCCACGCTCCCGCAGTGTCCACAACCAGGTGCCCAGGCAGGGAGGGCAGGGCAGGAAGGGCAGGCATCCTCGACCACCCACTGGCCCTGCCAGGAAGCGCAGCTGATAGCGGTGTTCTAGGGAGCCCCAGGGCCCAGGGCCACGGAGTGGGGGtgtagggggtggggagggaggtgggcACTGAGGCCCATCAGCCTGAAGCAGCTCCTCCTGCAGCCGGCAGATCTCCCACTCCAGCATGGGTGTCTTCTGGCGACACAATGGGCAGCGCACACGGCCCAGGTCAGCGCAGGGAGCCATGCCCAACAGCTGGTGCAGGCAGCCCACGCACAGGCTGTGACCACAGTTCAGCAGGATCCGCTGGTGCTCACCAGGCCTGTAGGGCTCTGTACAGATGGGGCActcctcctccccctgcccctcacccTCTTCCAGCTCCCCCACTGTTGACAGGGCCCAGGCACCTGGCAGATCTGTGTTCCCCAATAGGGGCTCACTATCTGGAGTCCTGGAACGCTGAGGGGTTCCAAGGTCATTCCCTTCGTTGGCTGGCAGGTGGCACAGTGGGTCCAAGTGCTGAGGACTCAGAGAGGCCCAAGGTGGACTGGTGGGCCCAGAGCTGCCATCATTAGAGCTCAGGGTGGGCCCCCCAGGGCAGAAGTCAGGATGGGTGGATGGGGATTCCAGGGTGGCGATGATTAGGGGTGTGAAGGTCAGTGTGGCCCTAGGGCCAGGTAGGTTCTGGACTCCACTGACCACTCACTGGAGCACTGACCTCCAGCTGCAGCTCTGGATTCCCTGGACCCACTGGGAGTAAACTTCACTTGGACCCTGGTGGCGTGCCAGCTCCGGTGTCTCTTGGACCCACGCAGTGCTGTTCCCAGCCAGATCTGCTCTGAGCCTGGTTGTGGCAAGGCCCAATTCCCCGTGTGTCAGCAACTGCCTGACTGACCAGATACTCCTCAGCTCCCAGCTGCCCGCTGACCTGCCCAACTCCTCCAACAGGGTTTCCGCTCTCAGAGTCAGAGGCCCTGCCCAGGGGCGGGACCATGCataccaccccacccccacccctcctcacACCCTCTCAGAACCGGAAAAGGATGGCCTGCCCAGACCTGGCCAGCACTTCTCCTGGCTGCCCACTGCCTGACAGAGAAAGAGTTGCCTCCAAGACCCTACGTACAAGAGGGCAATAGCAGGTCCTCACACATTAGAATTAGATACTCAAGTGCAGTGAGAGTCAAGCAAAGGTCGCTCACAacagcacacatgtgcacacacaggtgACCACAGGTGTACAAACACCATGGGAAGGTCATCGCCATTCCAGACATATACATGAGCCTTGGCCCACCCATCACTATAGCACCAGGACAAACTGAGTGAAAAAAGTAGATGTGGGAGCAGCACCCAGAGACCATGTTTACTGCCAAGCTTTGGGGACCAAAAGGAGGGGCTAGCCCCACTTCTTCCCAATGCTCAGGAAGCCAGGGTCCTGGAGGCTTCCCACTGGACTGTGGGTTCTGTGGGTGCTATGTGGGAACAGTCTGGTCCCTGCAGGAGTAGCCAGGGAGCCCCCAGAGCAGAGGGGGCAGTGTGGCCCTTAAAGGACCTAGGCCCCTTGGAGGGCTCAGCAGACCCAACACCCATCAGAATGGGGTGACTCCTGCAGCACTCTACCAGTACAGGGTGGTGTGGGCTGGGCCAGCACACCACCCTAATCCGGAAGTGGGGTGGGCACATGCACAGATATGGGGCAGGGCAAGGTGGACTGAGGAGCAGCCAGGGGTTCAGGCTACAGTGAGGTCAGGGCTAAAAGTATGGGACCTACTGGAGTGTGGCTGTGTGTAGGGAATGTCCTCGTCTGCCACAGGGGCCTGGAAACCACACCCTGGGACTTTAACAGGTCTTACTAGGGCTCTGTCATCAGACAGGGCCAGAAGGTGATGATGGCTCCCTGCTAGACATCTTCCTCTGGACCCTGAGGAACCCAGGGCAGCCATCAGGGTGGGTGTAGGCTGGGAGGTAGCTTCTCAGGCCCAAGTCTCAGTCTGGAAGCGGAGTGTTCGCTGGAGCCTGGCAAGGTAGGCAGCAGCATCGGGTTCAGAGAGTCCACCATCCTTTCGGAAGATGGCTGTCAGGGCTTCCATGACGTCCGACGGAATATACTTAGCGTTGCTGGAGGGGCAGGTTGCAGACAGCTCAGTGATCCTGAGACCCCTGAGGGCTGGGTCTACCCCAACATACCCTGGGCCCTGGCTCACCCTGCTAGGTAGAAGTAGGCGCCGTCATGATCCAGCAGCTCCCAGATGAGCGGACCCTGCTCCCGGAGCCGGTGCTGCACATACACCTTTTGCTTCTGCAGGTGGCAGAGGCTAAGTCTGAGCCCTCCCCTCTCTGTCCCACCCAGGCTCTGAGTACACCCACCTGCTCCCGGGAGAAAGCTGTGACAAGGGTTAGGCAGCCCCTCTTCTCCAGCTCCTTCCACTCAGCTTCCCAGTAGAAGTCTTGGTCTCGCTGGCGACAGCCAAAGAACAAGAAGTTTCCTGGGGATGCAGAGGGGCCTCCAGTCTGGACGCAGGTCCTTGGGGTTCAGCCAGGCCTACCCCAGCAGTAACCCTACCCTGGGACCCCTACACTCACCAGTCTGGCCCTGGGCCACGCGCTCCTGGACAGCTGCTCGGAAGGGGGCCACGCCAGTGCCAGGCCCCACCATGATCACAGGTGTATCTGGTGTCCCTGGGAAGGTCAGGCCCCCAGGCCGCACCCACATGGGTACCTGGACAGGTCCTGTTGCAGGAAGGAGGTGGCATGAAAAGACTCAAAGGACCAGGCTGAGGAGACCACTGAGGCCCAAGCCCACCACTGGCAGTGGGCATTTTCCTCCCAGAAGAAGGGGTCACCTTGTGCAGGGTCCAGAGATGCCAACCAGGAGGAGCAGAGGCCCCTGCGGGGCTCTTTGAGGCGGGTCTGGTACTGCACCACAGCCACGAGGATCTGCAGCCTTGCAGGATGAACCTGGGGGAACAGTGGGTGCCCTGCCTTGCTAGGCCACTCCTGTCTGTCACCCACCCCACTCAGGAACAGCCT
Above is a genomic segment from Castor canadensis chromosome 13, mCasCan1.hap1v2, whole genome shotgun sequence containing:
- the Rnf208 gene encoding RING finger protein 208, producing the protein MPADPGPEVGSGWPGLLMSCLKGPHVILKMEAMKIVHPEKFPELQAAAPCFPPAPRPTPTLAPKRAWPSDTEIIVNQACGGDMPTSEGTPHTPPLPRRPRKGSSELGFPRVVPADEVIVNQYVIRPGPAASAPSSSGVVVAGEPLECPTCGHTYNVTQRRPRVLSCLHSVCEQCLQILYESCPKYKFISCPTCRRETVLFTDYGLAALAVNTSILSRLPPEALTAPSGGQWGGEPEGSCYQTFRQYCGAACTCHVRNPLSACSIM
- the LOC109687393 gene encoding ring finger protein-like; amino-acid sequence: MVPPLGRASDSESGNPVGGVGQVSGQLGAEEYLVSQAVADTRGIGPCHNQAQSRSGWEQHCVGPRDTGAVVSGVQNLPGPRATLTFTPLIIATLESPSTHPDFCPGGPTLSSNDGSSGPTSPPWASLSPQHLDPLCHLPANEGNDLGTPQRSRTPDSEPLLGNTDLPGAWALSTVGELEEGEGQGEEECPICTEPYRPGEHQRILLNCGHSLCVGCLHQLLGMAPCADLGRVRCPLCRQKTPMLEWEICRLQEELLQADGPQCPPPSPPPTPPLRGPGPWGSLEHRYQLRFLAGPVGGRGCLPFLPCPPCLGTWLWTLRERGPCARRLALLSLLALELLGLLLIFTPLMLLGVLLMLLDRSGR